From the Dehalococcoidia bacterium genome, the window TCACCTACGAAAATGAGGTGGAAATTGTTCAGAAAGGTGCTTCCATGGTCGGGGAGGGAGTCTGACGCCGCTAACGGTAGAGACCCCGTTTTCGTCCAGGGAGAGCGTATAGTCCTGCGCGAGAAGCAGGTCTCGGACATTGCTGACGACTACCAGTGGCGTACAGACCCCGAACTCGCTGAACTGGACGCGACGCGCCCGCTCCAGATGAGCTTCAGCGACTTCGAACGCTACTCGATCGAGGAATTGAACTACCCGGCCTCCCGCTCGAAACGCCTTGCCGTCGACACCGTCTGTGGCTCCCACATCGGTAACGTCATGTTCTACGACATCGATCTCCGCACCGGCGAGGCCGAACTCGGCATTATGATTGGGGACAAGGACTACTGGAGCCAGGGTTACGGCACCGAAACCGTCGGCCTTCTGCTTGACCACATGTTTCAGGAGTACCCCTTCAACCGGGTCTATCTGCACACACTGTCCTGGAATTACCGCGCTCAGAAGAGCTTTCACAAGTCCGGCTTCAAGGATGTGAAACCCGTACGACGCGGTGGGCTCGACTTTATCCAGATGGAGATCTGGCGGCACGAATGGGACGCTATGCGCGCCGCCTCGGCCACCGAGCCCATGGACGAGTCGTCCGGACTGTAGCTAACGCGATAGCTCTCCGTCAGACGTCGAAAGCCATCAGTTCGTCCGTAAACACGATCTCCCCGTCGTAGATCTGCCGGACATCCCCGATTCCCTTCTCCATCGCACCGTGTCCTGACAGGTTCGGACCGATGTGAACAAGCGCGAGCTTCTTGACCCCCGCCTCCTGTGCCAGTCTGGCGGCGCCCTTGGTCCCGCACTGGAAATCGCCCTCACCGTTCTCGTCCATTACGTCCTGGTCGTCCCAGCACATGCACAGCATCACGTCCGCATCCTTCGCGAGGTCACGGACCGTGTCGCATGGCTGCGTGTCTCCGGTGAAAACGACAGACCCTCCGGGAGTGTCGAACCTGTACGCGAGCGAGTCGAGGAACGGCTGCACATGCTCTGCGGGGGCCGCCGTGACCTCCCAGTCCGACCCTGAATAGATCCGCCCTGGTCCGACATCTCTGGCGAACACGTCCGGAGCGGGTCGAGGGAGCGTACCGCCCCTATTCTCGAATACTCTGTGGCTCAGCGGGTGGCCGACCCGGGCCTTCCAGTCGTGTGCGAACACTCCGTCCTCTCCCAGGATCCCTTCAGTGACTCGCTCCGTCAGCGTCGGCCCATAGACCTCCAGCCGCTTCTCCTTCCCAATGCTCTGGTCCCATCTGCACAACAGAAAACACGGATAGTCGATGTCATGGTCGAAGTGGTGGTGCGTAAAGAACAGGTGGTTGACGTCAGTCGGCCACAACCCCGCTTTCACAAGTTTGTGCGTCGCCGCAGGCCCACAGTCGACCATTATCTTCTCGCCACCCGTCTCCAGCACGTAGGAGCTTCCAAACCGTGTCGGCGTGGGTGTTGGAGTTCCGGCACCCAGAACGTGAATTCGTGTCATGCTACTTGGTTCCTCCTGACTGAGATGGCCCACCATCTTCGAACAGCATGGCACACCATACCAACATGCTGACGATAACTAAACTCTCACATCCTCCTGAGGGTGGGCGACATTGCATACGTCACAAGAATCACAGGCGTGCTGATCAACGCCCCGATCACGATCGCCTCCTCGTTTCCGAACAGCGAAGCTAGTGCACCTCCTAGGATAAACCCCAGTGGAAACGACGCCGTCACCAGGCCGTACATGCTCAACACACGACCCTGCATATCGTTGCTCGCCACCGTCTGAAACAGCGTTAGCAGGAATATCGAATGTACCGCCCCTGCGACTCCCATGCTGAACAGCAGGGCCAGCGACAGAGGGAACACCCTTGAAAAGCCAAATGCCACGGCGCAAGCATCCCAGCAAAGTGCAGTCACAATGAGGGCAAGACCCTTCTTGGGAAAGTCCTGTACCGCCGAAGTGGCTAGCGCGCCAACCAGGAATCCCGCTCCAAGACACCCGGACATTATCCCGTACCCCGGTGCTCCTACGCCGAGCACGTCTCTCGCATACACGGGTATCAGCGGGGTCACCACGGCCGCAGGCAACTGCGTCACCGTGACAATAATTAGCGCGGGCAGGGGAGGCGTCTTCGCAATGTATGCAAGCCCTTCCCTGATCTGCGACAGGGCCGTCCCTCGCGACACCTCGGTAGGAGGCTTGGGTTTCACTCTGAACAGCAGCAATGCGCACGTTCCGAAAGCCGCCGCAACCATGAAGAACCCGGATGCGACCCCGAATGCACTGATCGCAAAGCCGACCACGACTGGCCCTATCAGCTCTCCCGCCGAACTTGATGATCCTGTCAGTGCGTTTGCGCTCAGAAGCCTCTTTCGTCCGACGAGGTCGGTTAGGAACGCCCTCAGCGCCGGCAGCGACAGCGACCGAACCGCTCCTACCACGAGCGTGGCGAGAACCAGGTGCCACGGCTCCATGTCACCGGTCAGTGCAAGCACGCCAAGCGGCAGCGCAAGCGCGACGAACGCAGTCCTGACTGCGATGAGCAGGTTTCTCCGGTTGTACCGGTCTACCACCACGCCCGCAAATGGCGCAAACAGAGCGATCGTGAGTCCCGGGAGGCCCGTGACGAGCCCCACCCAGAACTGCGAGCCAGTCAGAGTCAGGGCCATCCAGCTCATGGAGAACCGGCGCACCTCGGCCCCGAACTCAAATGGCATGTCCGCTATGAAGTAGTTTCTGAATTCCTTGTCGGCGAGCATCGAGAGCGACGCCGGTCGGCGGCCGAAGAGTCTCATGTAAAAGTCATTGGGGCCGGATGGGAGTCGCCCCGCAGCCGTATTAGGCCCAAGGTGACTCCAAAAGCGAAGCGGCGGAGTCCGTAGACACCGCCGCCTTGATTAAGGTCCAGTAATGGGTCCGATGGACGAGTGCTCCCCTGCCTAGAGTCTGGCTTCAGCCCTCTCCTTGAGCTCCTGAGTGACTTCGACGACCCTGTCCACCAGGTGCGATGGGACCTCCTCGAAGTGGTCGAACTCCATGGTGAAGCTGCCCTGACCTTGGGTCTGGCTGCGAAGCTCAGTCGCGTAGCTCAGCATCTCCGACTGCGGCGCCTCGACCTGCACGGTGGTCGTGCCGTCGCCATTGGGCACCATGCCCTGGATCCGACCACGCCGGCCATTCAGGTCTCCGATGATGTCACCGGTGAACTCGTCCGGGACGCTGATGTCAACGCTCATTACCGGCTCTAGGATGACGGGCTTGGCCTGCTGCAAGCCTTTGGTCGTCGCGTGTCCGCCGGCGATCTCGAATGAGACGCCCGACGAGTCGACCGTGTGGAAGCTGCCGTCCACCAGAGTTGCCTTCATATCTACTACTGGGAATCCTGCTACGACACCGTCAGTCAACGCGCCCCGGACACCCTTTTCGACCGAGGGGATGTACTCGCGCGGCACAGCGCCACCGACGATAGTATTGCCGAATTCAAACCCTGAGCCTCGCGGAAGTGGTTCCACTTCGATCCATACGTGACCGAACTGTCCGTGTCCGCCTGTCTGCTTCTTGTGCCTGTACTCGACCCGAGCCCTGCCGCTGATCGTCTCCTTGTACGGCACCCTTGGAATGTCCAGCACCATCTCAGCTCCGAACTTCCGCTGCATCTTTTCGAGTGTAACGTCGAGGTGAGTATCGCCCAGCCCAGACATTATCAGCTCGTTTGTGTCAGGCTCTCGAGTCAGAACCAGGGATGGGTCTTCTTCCACGATCCGAGCCAGTGACGACGTCATCTTGTCCACGTCGGCCTTCGTCTTCGGATAGACGGCCATCATGTACACCGGTGACGGGAACTCGAGACCTCCAAGAATCAGTGGCTGCTCGCGCGAACTTATCGTGTCGCCGGTCAACACGGAATTGAGCTTCGGAACAGCCCCTATATCGCCGGCCGCCAGTTCGGGTACAGCTTCTTGGTCACGTCCTCTGACCTCGAACACCTGCCCAATGCGCTCACCTTCCCCTCGGTTTGCGTTGTGCAGCTGCGAGTCGCTCTGGAACGTGCCGCTGTAGACTCTGAAGTACGACAGCTTGCCCACGAACGGATCGGCAGCAGTCTTGAACACGAGCGCGGCGAGCGGGCCAATTCCGTCGCACTCTAGCTCAACTGTATCTTCCGATCCGGGCACTCTTGCCGACACCGGTGGGGATTCGGCAGGTGAGGGGAGATATGACGTCGCGAAGTCCATGAACTCGTTGACGCCGATTCCTAGCGCCGGTGCACCAGCCAGTATGGGAACTAGCGTGCCCTCCATCAGGCCCGTCTTCACACCTGCGATCATCTCTTCCTGGGTGATCTCTTCGCCTTCGAGGTACTTGTCTGCGAGATTATCATCGATCTCTGCAACTGCCTCAATCAGACGCTCCCGCGCTTCTTCGAACTCGGATTCATGCCCCGCAGGGACTTCAGAGTTCGGATCCAGCACGTTTATCACGCCTGAGACCGAAGACTCGGCTCCGATCGGCAGTTGCACCGGCACGAGGTGCCGACCGAATCGATTTTGTAGAGATGCGACGACGCCCGAGAAGTCGGCGTTCTCCCTGTCGAGCTTCGATATGTACACGATGCGAGGAAGGTCACGGTTCTCCGCGAGCCTCCACATCTGCCCAGTGCCAACTTCGATGCCAGCTTGGGCGGCTACTACTATCACTGCGATATCAGCGACCCTGATACCAGACACGACCTCGCCTCTGTAGTCGGCATATCCTGGCGTATCGATCACGTTGAGCTTGTGTCCATTCCAGGGCACGTTTACGATCGCAGTGTTCACGCTGGTGGTGCGCTTGTGCTCCTCCGGCTCATAGTCCGAAACAGACGTCCCGTCCTCGACAGTGCCCAGGCGAGTTGTGACGCCAGCCGTGTGTAGCATGGCCTCTGTCAATATAGTCTTGCCTGCTCCACTATGCGACAAAAGAGCAAGATTCCTGATGCGCTCAGTGGTGACATTGGCCATTGACGTACTCCTTCAATTTTCTAGGGCTAAATCGCATTTTATTCAAACCCTGCCAAGCACGCAATCCTCTGACGTAAAGAGGCCTGTTCGTACCCCCATTTCGGTGGGATAGAAGGGTTGGGGTGAGGGTGAAAATGCCCTGGTTCCAAGATGGCGAAGTAATGCGAGGTTCTTCGTAAAGACCCTGCCTCGTGCCGGCAAAGCACGGAAACTGGGTGCGGCCGCGTATCTCTCTGAAGTGACACGCCTCGCGTGGGTCATGTTCCCACTTCGCTTCAACTCTGTACACGCAACCATGCAGCGATTACGCTATCGCGGTCACTACACCCCACATGAATTGGAGACTACAACATGATTGGATTCATAGGGGGCACCGGCCCCGAGGGCAGAGGACTAGCATTGAGATTCGCCATGGCTGGCGAGTCAGTCATGATTGGCTCAAGGGATGCCGGACGCGCGATCCAGGCCGCAGACTCGGTCACGGCGATCCGCCCCGGACTGCCTGTAACGGGAGGCCTCAACGAGCAGGTGGCGTCCGACTCTGACATCGTCTTCGTTGCCGTACCATACGCTGGCCATCGCCCAACTCTCGAGTCCTTGCACGACAACCTGGACGGTAAGTTGATCGTCGACGTCGTTGCTCCGCTCGCATTCAGCCGTGGTGTGGCCAGTGCAATCGTGCCGGAAGCTGGCTCTGCTGCTGAAGAGGCACAGCAGATTCTTACTAACTGCCCGGTCATTGGAGCGTTTCATAATTTGAGCGCCGAAGAGCTTCTCGAACCGGAGACAGTCATCGATGCCGACGTGATCGTATGCGGCGAGGATGCAGAGGCCAAGTCCAGGGTGATCGAGTTGGCAGAATTGATAGCCGGCATACGTGGAGTCGACGGTGGCGGACTGGCCAACTCCCGCTACGTGGAGAACCTGACTGCCTTGCTGATTAACATCAACAGAATCTACAGGGCGCACTCCACCATCAAATTAGTAGGAATCTAGACAGGAGAACGTAGAGACGTGAGCGGGCTGGTTCTGAGCATCTTGGTTGCGGCAATGGCCCTCGGAGGCCTGAACGTCGATCCTGACGTCCCTACCAGCACGGGTTCCAGTGCCGGTGTTGAAGTTCTTGCGTCCACTCACCGGATCGAGTTCCCCGAACGAATCGTTATACAGCTAACTGCCGACGCCTCCGAGGACATAAGCTCGGTCCGCATCTTCTACCGTGTGGGCGACGCTGACTCGCAGGTGTACGCTTACCCTAAGACCTTCGACAACTCCGGCCCTCTCTCCGCCAGGTTCGATATCAAGACGGGTAGCGGCGCTTACATTCCCCAGGGCGTGGACATCGAGTACTACTACGTCTTCACAGATGCCGAAGGGCACGACATCGAGTCCGATCGCTTCAGCTTCCCTTTCCTGGACCGCAGGTACAACTGGAAGGGCATAGAGTTCGATGACTTCACTCTCTACTGGCACGATCGCTCCGAGCGTGCAGTCCGAAGTGTTGGCGCTGATGTCTCGCTGAGAATGAGGCGAGTCAAACAGGTACTCGGCCTCGAAGGTGACTACAACTTCAAGGCCGTCATCATTAACGACCGCGCTGAAGCCTCCCGCAGCTTCCCGCCAGTGAGCCAGACGTCTCAGGACGTGTCGCTCTTCGGTGGGTTCGCAATGGGCAGCCACGGAGCCCTCGTCCTTGCCGGACTGAACCACGACGGCCTTGTTCACGAGCTCACCCACCTGATGGTCGATGAGGCCCTCGGTTCGCGTAACTCTCGCATTCCAGCATGGCTCAACGAGGGGATAGCGATGTACTTCGAGCCTCATGGACATCAGCGTGAGTCTGAAGTGCGGCGCGCTTTGGCTCGCGGAAGCCTCATCCCACTTAGGCACATGCGCTCCGTCCCTGGAAGGCCAGACGATGTACGTCTCTTCTACTCCCAGTCCGCCAGCATAGTCAGGTTCATGTCCGACGCTTTCGGCGAGGACCGACTGTCGACACTGTTTAGAACGATTGGCGAGGGCAAGTCAGTCGAAGACGCTCTGGTCTCCACCTATGGATTGAGTACTCAACAGCTCGACGGCGCCTGGCGTGCCCACCTGTCTGGTCAGAAGTCGTTCTTCGAGGTCGCCGACCCCGGAAGCCTGGGCACCTCGGCCATCATCGGCGGAGCGATCCTCGCGACCGCCACCGCCGCGACATTCGGCTGGATCAAGAAACTTCGCCAGTCAGAGCAGGCAGAATAGCCAGACCAAAACAAAAACCGCGATACTTGCGCAATTCGACACCAATCCGAAAGTCCCTTCTCCCTAGGAGGGTGCCCTGAGTGGGTATGGCGCCAAGCCATCCGTCGTTCCGGCGAAGGCCGGAACCCAGAGTCCGGGGACAAACGAACAGCTGGTTCACCTACCTGCGCTGGAGGGGAAGGTGAATTTCGGGATTTCCCCCTGTGCTACAATCACCCGCAACTTCCAGCCACCGCCCACTCACTTCACCCAAGGCCCTCCCATGCCAAGACGCTCCCTGTTTGTCTACGATGACCGCCTTTCGTCCCACACTCTGAGCGACACCCATCCCATGAAGCCGGTCCGGCTCCAGTACACCCACCGGCTCTTAGACAGCTACGGCGCCTTTTTGCCCGCACACTCCAACACCGCCCCTCCAAGGGAGGCAACCAGGAGTGAACTTGGTTGGTTTCACACGGACGAGTACGTCGACGGCGTTGAGAAGATAGGTGCAAATAGCCCCGACGCCGATCCGGCGACCTTCAATTTTGGGCCAGGAGACAATCCCGCCTACCCGGGAATCTTCGATGCCGCTGCTCTGTCCACAGGCGCAACCATGGTGGCCGCCGAAGCGCTGGTCTCCGGCGACGCCGAAGCTGCTTTTAACGTTTCAGGTGGCCTCCATCACGCTATGCCGGACCATGCCTACGGCTTCTGCGTCTTCAACGATCCCGTTATCGCCATCAACAGATTCCTGCGTGAAGGCATGAGGGTTGCCTACGTCGATATTGACTGCCACCACGGCGACGGCGTGCAGCACGCGTTCTACTCCACCGACCGCGTGCTAACCATTTCGCTCCACGAGTCCGGCGCGTTCCTGTTCCCAGGTACTGGGTTCGTCCAGGAGACCGGCGCGGGAGTTGGCAGGGGCTACTCAGTTAATGTCCCTCTGTAC encodes:
- a CDS encoding GNAT family N-acetyltransferase produces the protein MFRKVLPWSGRESDAANGRDPVFVQGERIVLREKQVSDIADDYQWRTDPELAELDATRPLQMSFSDFERYSIEELNYPASRSKRLAVDTVCGSHIGNVMFYDIDLRTGEAELGIMIGDKDYWSQGYGTETVGLLLDHMFQEYPFNRVYLHTLSWNYRAQKSFHKSGFKDVKPVRRGGLDFIQMEIWRHEWDAMRAASATEPMDESSGL
- a CDS encoding MBL fold metallo-hydrolase, whose amino-acid sequence is MTRIHVLGAGTPTPTPTRFGSSYVLETGGEKIMVDCGPAATHKLVKAGLWPTDVNHLFFTHHHFDHDIDYPCFLLCRWDQSIGKEKRLEVYGPTLTERVTEGILGEDGVFAHDWKARVGHPLSHRVFENRGGTLPRPAPDVFARDVGPGRIYSGSDWEVTAAPAEHVQPFLDSLAYRFDTPGGSVVFTGDTQPCDTVRDLAKDADVMLCMCWDDQDVMDENGEGDFQCGTKGAARLAQEAGVKKLALVHIGPNLSGHGAMEKGIGDVRQIYDGEIVFTDELMAFDV
- a CDS encoding MFS transporter, with amino-acid sequence MRLFGRRPASLSMLADKEFRNYFIADMPFEFGAEVRRFSMSWMALTLTGSQFWVGLVTGLPGLTIALFAPFAGVVVDRYNRRNLLIAVRTAFVALALPLGVLALTGDMEPWHLVLATLVVGAVRSLSLPALRAFLTDLVGRKRLLSANALTGSSSSAGELIGPVVVGFAISAFGVASGFFMVAAAFGTCALLLFRVKPKPPTEVSRGTALSQIREGLAYIAKTPPLPALIIVTVTQLPAAVVTPLIPVYARDVLGVGAPGYGIMSGCLGAGFLVGALATSAVQDFPKKGLALIVTALCWDACAVAFGFSRVFPLSLALLFSMGVAGAVHSIFLLTLFQTVASNDMQGRVLSMYGLVTASFPLGFILGGALASLFGNEEAIVIGALISTPVILVTYAMSPTLRRM
- the fusA gene encoding elongation factor G; translated protein: MANVTTERIRNLALLSHSGAGKTILTEAMLHTAGVTTRLGTVEDGTSVSDYEPEEHKRTTSVNTAIVNVPWNGHKLNVIDTPGYADYRGEVVSGIRVADIAVIVVAAQAGIEVGTGQMWRLAENRDLPRIVYISKLDRENADFSGVVASLQNRFGRHLVPVQLPIGAESSVSGVINVLDPNSEVPAGHESEFEEARERLIEAVAEIDDNLADKYLEGEEITQEEMIAGVKTGLMEGTLVPILAGAPALGIGVNEFMDFATSYLPSPAESPPVSARVPGSEDTVELECDGIGPLAALVFKTAADPFVGKLSYFRVYSGTFQSDSQLHNANRGEGERIGQVFEVRGRDQEAVPELAAGDIGAVPKLNSVLTGDTISSREQPLILGGLEFPSPVYMMAVYPKTKADVDKMTSSLARIVEEDPSLVLTREPDTNELIMSGLGDTHLDVTLEKMQRKFGAEMVLDIPRVPYKETISGRARVEYRHKKQTGGHGQFGHVWIEVEPLPRGSGFEFGNTIVGGAVPREYIPSVEKGVRGALTDGVVAGFPVVDMKATLVDGSFHTVDSSGVSFEIAGGHATTKGLQQAKPVILEPVMSVDISVPDEFTGDIIGDLNGRRGRIQGMVPNGDGTTTVQVEAPQSEMLSYATELRSQTQGQGSFTMEFDHFEEVPSHLVDRVVEVTQELKERAEARL
- the npdG gene encoding NADPH-dependent F420 reductase, which gives rise to MIGFIGGTGPEGRGLALRFAMAGESVMIGSRDAGRAIQAADSVTAIRPGLPVTGGLNEQVASDSDIVFVAVPYAGHRPTLESLHDNLDGKLIVDVVAPLAFSRGVASAIVPEAGSAAEEAQQILTNCPVIGAFHNLSAEELLEPETVIDADVIVCGEDAEAKSRVIELAELIAGIRGVDGGGLANSRYVENLTALLININRIYRAHSTIKLVGI
- a CDS encoding DUF1570 domain-containing protein — protein: MSGLVLSILVAAMALGGLNVDPDVPTSTGSSAGVEVLASTHRIEFPERIVIQLTADASEDISSVRIFYRVGDADSQVYAYPKTFDNSGPLSARFDIKTGSGAYIPQGVDIEYYYVFTDAEGHDIESDRFSFPFLDRRYNWKGIEFDDFTLYWHDRSERAVRSVGADVSLRMRRVKQVLGLEGDYNFKAVIINDRAEASRSFPPVSQTSQDVSLFGGFAMGSHGALVLAGLNHDGLVHELTHLMVDEALGSRNSRIPAWLNEGIAMYFEPHGHQRESEVRRALARGSLIPLRHMRSVPGRPDDVRLFYSQSASIVRFMSDAFGEDRLSTLFRTIGEGKSVEDALVSTYGLSTQQLDGAWRAHLSGQKSFFEVADPGSLGTSAIIGGAILATATAATFGWIKKLRQSEQAE
- a CDS encoding acetoin utilization protein AcuC, producing MPRRSLFVYDDRLSSHTLSDTHPMKPVRLQYTHRLLDSYGAFLPAHSNTAPPREATRSELGWFHTDEYVDGVEKIGANSPDADPATFNFGPGDNPAYPGIFDAAALSTGATMVAAEALVSGDAEAAFNVSGGLHHAMPDHAYGFCVFNDPVIAINRFLREGMRVAYVDIDCHHGDGVQHAFYSTDRVLTISLHESGAFLFPGTGFVQETGAGVGRGYSVNVPLYPYTSDEVYMWVFRETVVPLLTRFRPDVLVTQLGIDSHYRDPITHLALTVH